A window of Juglans regia cultivar Chandler chromosome 7, Walnut 2.0, whole genome shotgun sequence contains these coding sequences:
- the LOC109013890 gene encoding probable receptor-like protein kinase At5g24010 produces the protein MQLRSHFRLPLQRGSKEKGSNSYPFSMEKLHFLMVLFPLLNLQFSSFLLLSSASTHFINCGSVSNIPLGGREFVGDLNFGSFSFGPSSAISIVTTDSSTDTSLYQTARIFKKQSSFDFNITDFGFYYVRVHFFPFSAGRTNLADAHFDVSAFNFSLLSNFRIKDNSNSPLIKEYFLTINATKFSIHFIPRRKSFAFVSAIEVFLVPDKELLSDDLDLITPSGLSNHRYYGVRSQVLLTIHRVDVGGPQNNDSLWRNWIPDDEYLLPGESGKTCVRYKGKLNYNVNGPINYMASDLVYKTCRELNLDSSEGSSNSSKITWRFDVSSRATHLVRLHFCDIISKNASDVFFNLYFYGNFTHMISTNNISNLLAAPLYYDLVVESDDSGYMDISVGPRQDSKNKTAYLNGVEIMEFMKKSSLVDVPGNENRSRVFVIVGTVCGVAFVFIVIVLFFLGIKYKKAKQGDDGVGSWPVFHGKDTTSRKGRANASSIRSLNLKLKMPLLEIQDATHNFDPKLLIGEGGFGKVYKGTLQNGMTVAVKRSDPKHGQGLPEFETEVLVLSRIRHRHLVSLIGYCEERSEMILVYEFMEKGTLRDHLYDQNEKSNRSSKRSKLSMKQRLEICIGSAKGLHYLHTCSHGGIIHRDVKSTNILLNKNFVAKVADFGLSRSGPNDPDNFSVGIKGSFGYMDPEYFRSLQFTEKSDVYSFGVVLLEVLCARPAIINSTKREEMNLAEWGILWQKKGQLENIIDPLLVGDINLESLRKFGETAEKCLKGDGANRPTMLDVIWDLEYALQLHQTAVHREPHEDTATNAFFVELPLLNSIPDWEDNDLLIGGEVDGSSTTDSGVFSQLGVDAAR, from the coding sequence ATGCAGCTAAGGTCTCACTTCCGTCTCCCACTGCAAAGAGGATCAAAAGAAAAGGGTAGCAATTCCTACCCCTTTTCCATGGAAAAACTTCATTTTCTCATGGTTCTCTTCCCTCTCCTGAATctccaattttcttcttttctactTCTCTCATCAGCTTCTACTCACTTTATCAATTGTGGATCAGTATCCAACATACCTTTGGGTGGTCGAGAATTCGTGGGTGACCTGAATTTTGGCTCCTTCTCTTTTGGACCAAGTTCTGCTATCAGTATTGTCACCACCGACTCATCAACAGATACGTCTCTTTATCAAACTGCcagaattttcaaaaaacaatcTTCATTTGATTTTAACATCActgattttggtttttattatgTTCGTGTCCATTTCTTTCCGTTTTCCGCCGGGAGGACTAATCTGGCCGATGCCCACTTCGATGTTTCAGCCTTTAATTTCTCGCTGTTGTCAAACTTTCGAATTAAAGACAATAGCAATTCACCTTTGATTAAAGAATACTTCCTCACTATCAATGCAACCAAATTCAGCATCCACTTTATTCCTCGGAGAAAATCTTTTGCTTTCGTAAGCGCCATTGAAGTCTTTCTTGTCCCTGATAAAGAATTACTCAGTGATGACTTGGATCTAATTACACCCAGTGGCCTGAGCAATCATAGATACTATGGTGTACGATCTCAGGTTTTACTTACAATCCACAGGGTTGATGTTGGAGGTCCACAGAATAACGACTCACTCTGGAGGAATTGGATACCGGATGATGAATATCTACTCCCAGGAGAATCTGGGAAAACCTGTGTTCGTTATAAAGGTAAACTTAACTATAATGTTAATGGCCCAATTAATTATATGGCATCGGATCTTGTCTACAAGACATGTCGAGAATTGAACTTAGATAGCAGCGAAGGGTCATCAAATTCTTCGAAAATAACTTGGCGTTTTGACGTGAGTAGTAGGGCCACGCATCTGGTTCGGCTGCACTTTTGCGATATTATCAGTAAAAATGCTAGTGATGTGTTCTTCAATCTCTATTTTTATGGTAATTTCACTCACATGATCTCTACAAATAACATTAGTAATCTGTTGGCTGCTCCACTTTACTACGATTTGGTGGTTGAATCAGATGACTCGGGATACATGGATATTAGTGTAGGGCCTAGGCAggattctaaaaataaaactgcCTATCTGAATGGGGTGGAGATTATGGAGTTTATGAAGAAGTCCAGTTTGGTCGATGTTCCTGGTAATGAAAATAGGAGTCGGGTTTTTGTTATAGTTGGTACAGTATGTGGTGTGGCCTTTGTCTTCATTGTAATAGTGCTGTTCTTTTTGGGTATAAAATACAAGAAAGCAAAGCAAGGTGATGATGGTGTGGGTTCATGGCCAGTTTTTCATGGAAAAGATACTACTTCTCGTAAAGGACGAGCGAATGCGTCCTCAATTCGTAGTTTAAACTTGAAGTTAAAGATGCCTCTCCTTGAAATACAAGATGCCACTCATAACTTTGACCCCAAACTATTGATAGGTGAGGGTGGGTTTGGGAAAGTCTATAAGGGGACTCTTCAGAATGGAATGACAGTGGCGGTGAAACGAAGTGATCCGAAACATGGCCAGGGCCTTCCAGAATTCGAAACAGAAGTCTTGGTCTTATCCAGAATTCGCCATCGCCATCTTGTTTCCTTGATTGGATACTGCGAAGAAAGGTCCGAGATGATACTGGTGTATGAATTCATGGAAAAGGGGACACTCAGAGATCATCTCTATGATCAGAATGAGAAGTCTAATAGATCATCCAAAAGGTCTAAACTGTCTATGAAGCAACGTCTTGAAATTTGTATTGGTTCAGCAAAAGGTCTTCATTATCTTCACACCTGTTCGCATGGGGGAATAATTCATCGTGATGTCAAGTCAACAAACATTCTTCTGAATAAGAATTTTGTGGCTAAAGTTGCTGATTTTGGCCTTTCAAGATCAGGCCCCAATGATCCAGACAATTTTAGTGTTGGGATAAAAGGTAGCTTTGGTTATATGGATCCTGAATATTTTAGATCCCTTCAGTTCACAGAGAAATCTGATGTCTACTCCTTTGGTGTAGTACTTCTTGAAGTCCTTTGTGCTAGACCAGCTATTATTAACTCAACCAAGAGGGAGGAAATGAACCTAGCTGAATGGGGGATACTCTGGCAAAAGAAAGGacaacttgaaaatattatcgATCCATTGTTAGTGGGAGACATTAACCTTGAGTCATTGAGAAAGTTTGGTGAAACTGCTGAGAAGTGTTTGAAGGGTGATGGAGCTAACAGGCCTACAATGCTTGATGTGATATGGGACTTGGAGTATGCATTACAGCTTCATCAAACTGCTGTGCACAGAGAACCGCACGAGGACACAGCAACAAATGCCTTTTTTGTCGAGCTGCCTTTGCTTAATAGCATCCCTGATTGGGAGGATAATGATTTGTTGATAGGAGGAGAGGTCGATGGTTCCAGTACAACCGATAGTGGAGTGTTCTCTCAGCTGGGGGTTGATGCTGCCAGATAA